A single genomic interval of Labrus mixtus chromosome 6, fLabMix1.1, whole genome shotgun sequence harbors:
- the LOC132976086 gene encoding fibrillin-2-like: MRDDMQQRAEVRFEPTVASVHGACNITARLSDAPLCSFCAFIAAKGGGGGGGGGGGGRRWKTTTTPTPIDHRRFESVRKRRREIQKRGVESLSPQKYSKTTGGNMRFPLLWLIGLLAGLEHCCAVADLKDCVAAGSKCHPQAECLKVQNNFTCACRMGYQGDGLLCSDIDECLSGLHGCHRRARCNNTLGSYSCVCTDGYVGDGTNCQDIDECQKENGGCHANALCTNIEGGRQCQCNNGFRGNGFQCSDINECANQRTCHWNATCTNNPGSYVCTCNSGYKGNGNYLCLDIDECSETPQVCSSSLGYRGCKNLPGSYRCTCSTGFESNGQNCVDIDECASNICSLYADCVNTMGSYRCTCDSGFVGNGLTCADINECIDSNQCDSNSVCINRLGSYECSCLNGFVGDGRLCEDINECETPGICPSATTCVNTGGSYYCDCGSGFIFNNSKCQDLDECMAGRCNPDATCTNSPGSFSCQCAAGYMGDGFTCDDIDECSLAKQCHSNALCMNLPGSYNCTCSVGYSGDGVIQCNDVNECLVNNGGCRNRATCVNNQGSFSCMCESGFILVNQTLCQDINECEEVDDRCRVNEECKNMDGSFECPCRVGYFRPASNMDCVDMDECKDSPCHVNATCLNTIGSHTCTCKRGFSANGTQCEDIDECSGGGTCHPRALCTNFVGDFFCSCQQGFMGDGFSCKDVDECALSDTICSAFSACINSPGAYVCSCLNGTVDFNDTCVQPSPLCDPVCHSRGLCHQSPAGYQCVCDLGYVGDGLTCSDIDECQQENICPANETECINIPGSFSCVCKRGYALNGTKCFDVNECETGQQECSEFAQCVNTIGSHSCLCLSGFTGDGKNCSGVY, translated from the exons atgagggatgacatgcagcaaagggcagaggtcagattcgaacccactgTGGCCTCCGTGCACggggcgtgcaacataaccgcgAGGCTATCCGACGcccctctctgcagcttttgtgCCTTCATAGCTGCaaa gggcggaggaggaggaggaggaggaggaggaggaggacgcagGTGGAAGACGACGACGACGCCGACGCCGATCGACCACAGGAGGTTCGAGTCTGTGAGGAAGAGAAGGCGAGAGATCCAGAAGAGGGGAGTTGAATCGCTCTCCCCCcaaaaatactcaaagacgaCCGGGGGAAATATGCG GTTTCCACTCCTCTGGCTGATAGGTCTACTTGCAGGGCTGGAACACTGCTGTGCAG ttGCCGACCTGAAGGACTGCGTGGCCGCAGGCAGCAAGTGTCACCCTCAGGCTGAGTGCTTGAAGGTCCAGAACAACTTCACCTGCGCCTGCCGCATGGGTTACCAGGGCGACGGTCTGCTGTGCAGTGACATCGATGAATGTCTCAGTGGCCTGCACGGCTGTCACCGGAGGGCCCGCTGCAACAACACCCTGGGCAGCTACAGCTGCGTCTGCACCGATGGATATGTTGGAGACGGCACCAACTGCCAGGACATTGATGAGTGCCAAAAAGAAAATGGGGGTTGCCATGCCAACGCCCTCTGTACAAACATTGAGGGGGGGCGACAGTGTCAGTGTAATAATGGATTCCGGGGAAACGGCTTCCAGTGCTCTGATATCAATGAATGCGCTAACCAAAGAACTTGCCACTGGAACGCCACGTGCACCAACAACCCTGGGTCCTACGTGTGTACATGTAATTCTGGATATAAGGGCAACGGAAACTACTTGTGTCTTGACATAGATGAGTGTTCAGAGactcctcaggtgtgttcttCTTCACTCGGCTACAGAGGCTGCAAAAATCTGCCCGGCTCTTATCGCTGCACATGCAGCACGGGCTTTGAAAGTAACGGCCAGAACTGTGTGGACATCGATGAATGTGCAAGCAACATCTGTAGTCTGTATGCAGACTGTGTGAACACCATGGGATCATACCGGTGTACCTGCGATAGTGGTTTTGTAGGAAATGGATTGACATGTGCCGACATAAATGAATGTATTGATAGTAATCAGTGTGACTCCAACTCTGTTTGCATCAACCGGCTGGGGAGTTACGAGTGCTCCTGTCTGAATGGTTTTGTAGGAGATGGCCGACTATGTGAAGACATCAATGAGTGTGAAACACCAGGCATCTGCCCGTCTGCCACTACTTGTGTCAACACTGGTGGGTCGTATTACTGCGACTGTGGCAGTGGCTTCATCTTCAATAATTCCAAGTGCCAAGACCTGGATGAGTGCATGGCAGGCCGCTGCAACCCTGATGCTACCTGCACAAATTCCCCAGGCTCCTTCTCCTGTCAGTGTGCTGCAGGGTACATGGGAGATGGCTTCACCTGTGATGATATAGATGAGTGCTCACTGGCTAAGCAGTGCCACTCTAATGCCCTATGCATGAACCTTCCTGGCTCCTATAACTGCACCTGTAGTGTAGGTTACTCTGGAGATGGAGTGATCCAATGCAATGATGTAAACGAGTGTCTGGTGAATAATGGGGGCTGCAGAAACAGAGCTACATGTGTCAACAACCAAGGTTCCTTCTCTTGCATGTGTGAGTCAGGCTTCATCCTGGTTAACCAGACTCTTTGCCAGGATATAAATGAGTGTGAGGAAGTGGACGATCGATGTAGAGTGAACGAAGAATGCAAGAATATGGATGGGTCATTCGAGTGCCCCTGCAGAGTTGGTTACTTCCGGCCTGCCAGCAACATGGACTGTGTTGATATGGACGAGTGTAAAGACAGTCCCTGTCATGTCAATGCAACATGTCTCAACACCATCGGGTCGCACACTTGCACCTGTAAGCGAGGCTTTTCAGCAAATGGCACCCAGTGTGAAGACATTGACGAGTGTTCTGGAGGGGGTACATGCCATCCACGGGCGCTATGCACTAACTTCGTAGGGGACTTCTTTTGCTCCTGTCAGCAGGGATTCATGGGGGATGGCTTCTCCTGTAAGGATGTGGACGAGTGTGCCCTCTCTGATACCATATGCTCTGCCTTCTCAGCGTGTATCAACTCCCCTGGTGCCTATGTCTGCTCATGTTTGAATGGCACAGTGGACTTCAATGACACCTGTGTACAACCCAGTCCGTTGTGTGACCCCGTCTGCCACAGTCGCGGCCTGTGCCACCAATCACCTGCTGgataccagtgtgtgtgtgacctgggTTATGTGGGGGATGGGCTGACCTGCTCTGATATTGACGAGTGCCAGCAGGAAAATATTTGTCCTGCAAATGAAACTGAGTGCATCAACATCCCAGGATCCTTTTCCTGTGTCTGCAAAAGAGGCTACGCTCTCAATGGAACAAAGTGTTTCG ATGTGAACGAGTGTGAGACAGGGCAGCAGGAGTGCAGTGAGTTTGCTCAGTGTGTCAACACAATTGGCAGCCATTCCTGCCTCTGTCTGAGTGGCTTTACAGGTGACGGGAAAAACTGCTCAGGTGTGTATTAA
- the LOC132976087 gene encoding latent-transforming growth factor beta-binding protein 2-like, with product MEGDGFDCQDVNECGQNSTLPNNCSSQASCLNTDGSYICRCRDGYQGDGFVCDDMDECQLDTTCSRNMSCSNTPGSYACSCILSVVYEEGTCVSEDTCLNASKVCHAEAKCQPHQGSFYCQCQDGYIGSGTECLDVNECEQSESEVCPSFSYCFNTNGSYLCNCWEGFQDNGTHCQDMDECLMGNFTCPNNSTCSNTEGSYECTCVDGFSANGSLCLDVDECSLGVIQCPDSSNCLNTVGSYVCECWEGYRGNNTVCRDIDECLHNSTCPEYSTCINTNGSHQCVCDAGFSSVNDLCVDVDECSNKGAGDLCTNGTCVNAIGSYYCECKKGFWSNGTECMDVDECLSSLNSSVCQPYSACINTPGSFRCPCNEGFILNGTKCQDVDECHDPNGTPCPEHSLCNNTAGSFFCLCSPGYKPVSLGCEDINECSDNTTCRFDQVCTNLPGTFDCSCPLGHHEEEEACVDSNECDNSPCHPLARCWNTPGSFSCHCPLGFAGNGSWCKDVDECVALTKPCHHLARCYNTPGSFVCVCMPGYVSIGPQCVDFDECQEDNGQCHSAATCSNYAGGFKCSCTQGWHATKDNGHGKEGCVDWDECASPKTCPGQTSCTNLPGTYNCSCPQNSTVCRKMLQNGQLC from the coding sequence ATGGAGGGCGATGGCTTTGACTGCCAGGATGTGAATGAATGTGGGCAGAACTCTACCCTGCCAAACAACTGCAGCTCCCAGGCGTCGTGCCTCAACACAGACGGGTCCTACATCTGTCGGTGCCGGGATGGATACCAGGGTGACGGCTTTGTTTGTGATGATATGGATGAATGCCAGCTGGACACCAcctgcagcagaaacatgtCGTGCAGCAACACTCCTGGTTCTTATGCATGTTCCTGTATCTTGAGCGTGGTGTATGAAGAGGGTACATGTGTGAGTGAAGACACCTGCCTGAATGCTAGTAAGGTCTGCCATGCAGAAGCCAAGTGCCAGCCACATCAGGGCTCCTTCTACTGCCAATGCCAAGACGGTTACATAGGAAGTGGCACAGAATGCTTGGATGTGAATGAATGTGAACAATCGGAAAGTGAAGTCTGCCCTAGCTTCTCCTATTGCTTCAACACCAATGGCTCCTATCTCTGTAACTGCTGGGAAGGGTTTCAAGACAACGGGACACATTGCCAGGACATGGATGAATGTTTGATGGGAAACTTCACTTGCCCCAACAACAGTACCTGTTCTAACACTGAAGGGAGCTATGAATGTACCTGTGTAGACGGCTTCTCTGCCAATGGTTCCCTGTGTTTGGATGTAGACGAGTGCTCCCTTGGTGTAATCCAGTGCCCTGATTCCTCCAACTGCCTGAACACAGTTGGATCTTATGTCTGCGAGTGTTGGGAAGGATACCGAGGCAACAACACCGTCTGTAGGGATATAGATGAATGTCTGCACAACTCAACCTGCCCTGAATATAGCACGTGCATCAACACAAATGGAAGCCACCAGTGTGTCTGTGATGCAGGGTTTTCCAGCGTTAATGACTTGTGTGTGGACGTTGATGAATGCAGTAACAAGGGCGCTGGGGATCTTTGCACCAACGGCACTTGTGTGAATGCTATTGGCTCATATTACTGTGAGTGCAAGAAAGGATTCTGGAGTAACGGGACAGAGTGCATGGATGTCGATGAATGCTTGTCCTCCCTAAACTCTTCAGTGTGTCAACCCTACTCAGCATGCATCAACACCCCTGGCTCCTTCCGTTGCCCCTGTAATGAGGGGTTCATACTGAATGGTACAAAGTGTCAGGATGTGGATGAGTGTCATGATCCAAATGGCACCCCTTGCCCTGAACACTCGTTATGTAACAACACAGCAGGATCcttcttctgtctgtgttcacctgggTACAAGCCTGTTAGCCTGGGCTGTGAGGATATCAATGAATGCAGTGACAACACCACCTGTCGTTTTGACCAGGTGTGCACCAACCTGCCAGGGACATTCGACTGCTCCTGTCCGCTGGGGCATCACGAGGAAGAAGAGGCATGCGTCGACTCCAATGAATGTGACAATTCTCCATGCCACCCCTTGGCACGATGCTGGAACACCCCTGGCTCCTTTTCATGCCACTGCCCACTCGGCTTTGCTGGAAATGGCTCCTGGTGCAAAGACGTGGATGAGTGTGTCGCCTTGACCAAACCGTGTCACCACCTCGCTCGCTGCTACAACACCCCCGGAtcttttgtatgtgtgtgcatgcccgGTTATGTAAGTATCGGGCCTCAGTGTGTCGACTTTGACGAGTGCCAAGAGGATAACGGGCAGTGTCACTCAGCTGCCACCTGCTCCAACTATGCAGGAGGTTTTAAATGCTCCTGCACGCAGGGCTGGCATGCTACCAAAGACAATGGTCATGGAAAAGAAGGATGTGTTGATTGGGATGAATGTGCATCACCCAAAACATGTCCAGGACAAACATCCTGCACCAACCTGCCAGGGACTTACAACTGCTCCTGTCCCCAAAACAGCACAGTGTGCAGAAAGATGCTGCAGAATGGTCAGCTATGTTAA